Genomic window (Desulforapulum autotrophicum HRM2):
CGGCCCATCATTCTTGCAATCTCCACCTTTGTTCTGGCGACCGTCACTTTTTTTTCTGTTTCACTCTGGGCTTTTGGAGGGTTCCAGGTCCAGGGATATCTTCATTTGGAGCATATCAGAAAAGGGGTCAACTTTGTTTTATTCTCCCTGCTCGTCTATTGTGCCGTAACCCTGTCTGGTGTCATTTAAAAAAATAGGACCACGGTTAATCTCCGAAACTGATCCCCAGCGCCCTGGCTGTCATCACCAGTTCTCCAGCAGGATCCACCCGGCGAATTTTATTGATGGCATCCTTCAAGGTGACCGGGCCCATCATTCCATTTTCCTTTAATGCCACCATAAACCCAAATTGTTTCTGGACAATCATTTGGAAGGCGTGAACACCAAACCTTGTGCACAATTGTCTGTCCCACTGGGTGGGCTGGCCTCCTCGCTGTAAGTGTCCCAAAACCACACACCGGGTCTCTTTTTGGGATTGGCTTTCAATTTCCATGGCAACCATGTGTCCGATGCCACCTAAACGAACCTCCCGGTCATTTCCGGTTTTGTTTGAAGTGACAAATCCTTTCCCCCCAGGGGCTGCTCCCTCAGCAACGATAACAATGGTGAAATGCTTTCCTTCTGCTTCCCTTGACAAAATTTTTCTTTGGATTGAATCATAGGTGAAGCCAATTTCGGGGATCAATATGACATCTGCCCCCCCTGCTAATCCGGCATAGGCGGCAATCCATCCGGCATATCGGCCCATGACTTCCAGAACCATGACCCGGTTGTGGCTCTGGGCCGTGCTATGAAGCCGGTCCAAGGCATCCACAGCACAGGCCACGGCCGTATCGAATCCAAAGGTCGTCTGGGTGGCATCCAGATCATTATCAATGGTCTTGGGAACCCCCACAACCGGAAACCCCATCTCAAACATCTGCTGGGCAATGGTAAGGGTGCCGTCACCGCCAATGGCCACAAGAGCAGAAATATCCATGGCATCAAAATTGGTTTTAGCCTCGTCCAATATCTTTTGGGGAACCCGTCTTGTTTGACCATGACCGGTTTTCGCGGAAAATCGACCACTGTTGGCCGTGCCCAATATCGTGCCGCCCCGGATGAGCAGACCGTCCATATCTTTAAGGGCCAGGGGCACAGCCTTAACCGGGGTGAGCAGTCCGTCAAACCCGCCATGGATTCCCAGACATTCCCAGCCGTAAAGTGCGCCCGCTTTTACAAGGGCTCTAATAACCGCATTCAGGCCAGGACAGTCTCCACCCCCTGTCACAATGCCGATCTTTTTTGTCGTTTTTTTTATCATCCAAGTTTCCTGAAATTTAGTGAAATGAATGTGGTTTAATTGTATGTTATTTGTGGAAAATATATCATGAAATTTGAATTTTACCTATTCTTTTGCCCGGCTGACATTATGATTTGGACAAGGCCGATTATCTGCTGGGCCACAATATCATCCGGCATACCCGCAAACTTATCGTGGCCGAACAAAAACCCATGTTTGGGCGAAAAGATAATCGGCCGTGAGAAAGCGCTATTGAACCACCCCCGTCTCCTTTAATCCCTTAATATCACGGGCATCATATCCCAACCCCCGAAGGATGGAATCGGTATGCTCTCCCTTGTCTGCCCCCGGGGTGCGGGTCCCGGGACGGCATTTTCCAAAGCTGGCCGTATAGCCCGGCAGGTTCACCTCGCCCAGGCCAGGGTATTGGGCCGGGCGAACATAGGCGTTGGCTTTTGCCTGGATATCATTCTCCACATCGGTCACTTTCTGGATGGGGGCAAACATAAGCCTGGCCGCCATGAAATCCGCCATCCACTCATCACGGGACCGGGTGGTAAAAATGTCGTCGAACCGGGCGATCAGTTTATCGGAGGTAACAGGCCCCCCCTTTTCATCGGTGAATTCCGGATCAAGGACAAATTCCGGAACGCCCATGATCCGGCAGAAGGTTTCCCAGTACTTCTCCTCTGGATGGTGGGTACACATCACCCATTGACCATCCCCGCAGCAGAACACATTCCGCAACGGAGAATGATGGGAACGGTCCGCCGACACACAGGGGTCGATTTTTAAGGTGTTGGCCAGCATCAGGTTGATGTGCTGAAGCCATAATGACGTCCCATACAATGAGACATGGATTTCCTGGGAAATACCCTGGCGCTCCCTGGCGAGCAGGGCCGCGAGTATGGCGTGGGAAAGGCTGATGGCTGTGGCCTGGTCAAGCAGGCCGATCTGCAATGGTGCAGGCAACTCTCCGCCAGTGGTAAACATCAAACCGGAGCAGGCCTGCCCAAGGGGATCAAAAGCGCCGATGTCCTGGAGAGGACCTTCCTGGCCATAACCGGAAACACTGGCATGGATGATCCTGGGATTGAGTGTGCAAATGGAAGTGTAGTCCAGTTTCATCTTTTGGACGGTGCTCTTGCGAAGGTTGGTAATGAAAACATCCGCATCCCGGATCAACCGGTTAAAAATCTTCCGGCCCGATTCAGCCTTGATGTCCAGGCAGATATTTTTCTTGTTCCGGTTGGACACTTCAAAGGTCATGCTCCGTCCATCGGGTCCGGCCATATCCACTGCCCCCACCTGGGTCCAGTAGCGGATTCCGTCTCCCACCGGGTCTTCCACCTTGATCACCTCTGCACCCAGATCGCCCAATATGGCCCCGCCCCCCGGCCCTGCGTGGAATACGCCATACTCAACGACCTTTATCCCTTCCAGGGGCAGAGGGGCGCCATCCCGGCTGTCCCTGTCATGGTACTTTATTTCCATCCACCGCCTCCTCTATTCAAATGAATCAAATCCTGATTTATCTATCAGCTGGTCAATCCTAAATCAAGCGCTTATTACGGGCGTGTGGAAAACCATGTTGGAGATTGGACTGTGGTGATTTATATTGTGATTTACACGGGTCTGTTGTGAAATCTACAGGCATGGGGACCTTTGACTGTCCTTGTAAATACAGACAATTTTGTCCTTTTTGTCATCAGAAACATGATCGGGTTCGGGTCTGAAAAAAAAGAACGAATAGTTAAGACATTGACCATTTATTGCTTTATTAATTTATTTATTGTATAAGCACTTTGATAAAGGAGTGTGTATGGAGCAGCAAAAACAGAAATGTATTCAGCAAATTGTCGCCTCAGTGCGTCAAGTGTTCCGGTCCGTGTATCTCGATTCGGCAAGGACCGGCCGGAAATTCGGAGTCAGTGGATCGCAGATGCAGGTGTTACGCAATCTGCTTATTTACGGTTCCCTTTCTTCTGTGGAATTGAGCCGGAAAATGTTTGTCACGGCAGCAAATATGACCGGAATCATTGACCGTCTGGAGAACAAGGGCGTGGTGAATAGAAAGCGCAAACCAGGCGACAGGCGGGTAGTTCTGATCTCCCTGACCGAATCAGGACAGAAGCTCGCCGGATCACTGCCCGATCCTGTGGAAAAAAAACTTCTTCAGGGGCTGCGGAACAGACCCTATGGGGAAATGGTCCGCATCGCTGAATCCATGGCAACACTCCTTGAACTTGTCGATGCCGAAGAGATTGAAGATTCTCCCCGGGCGGTTTCCATTGAGGACTCGCCAAGTGCAGGAGAGAAATCAAAACCTTAACCAAGGAGTTATGCATGTCTATCACGTCACAAACCCGCAACTGTATGTATGTACTAATAATGGGACTTATCCTCACACTGGCCCTGCCAGCTTCCGGCCTGGCCAGGCGAATTGTTTTTGCCGATTTAAGCTGGGACAGTGTTCAAGTGCACAACCAGATCGCAGGTTTTATTTTGGAGCACGGGTACGATTATGATGTCGAATACATGCCCGGGGAGACTATTCCACTGTTTACCGGACTGATGCGGGGAAATGTTGACGTGAACATGGAATCCTGGACCGAAAATATCCAGGAAGTGTACGATAAAGCCATGAAACAGAAAAAAATCATGGATCTTGGATCAAACTTTCCAGACAGCTGGCAGGGTTGGCTGGTGCCCACCTACATGATCAAAGGCGATCCCTCCCGGGGCATCGAGCCCGTTGCTCCGGATCTGAAAAGTGTCACGGATCTGCCCAGATACTGGGAACTGTTCAAGGACCCGGAAGAGCCTTCCAAAGGACGATTTTATAATTCCATTGCAGGGTGGAAAGTGACGGATATCAATAGCCAGAAACTCAAAGCCTATGGCCTTGACACCTATTATTCAGATTTCATCCCCGGTTCCGATGCCGCACTTTCCGGCTCCATGGCATCCGCCCATGCCAAGGGTCGTCCCTGGGTCGGATATTATTGGGGGCCGACCTGGGTGCTCGGCAAATACGACATGACCCCCCTTGAAGAACCAGCCTTTGACCAGAAGGTGTGGGACGAGACCAAGGGGTGCGCCATGCCCTCCGTTCAAGTGAACATTCTGGTGAATGCCAAATTTGCCAAAAAGAATCCAGAAGCGGTCGCGGTATTGAAGGAATATGAGACATCCATGGCCCTGTGTAATGAACTTTTGGCCTATATGCGTGACAATAAAGCCGGTACCCAGGCTGCAGCTCTTTTCTTCCTGAAGAAACACAAAGAGCTGTGGGAAAACTGGGTCACTCCTGAAGCCGCAGGAAAAATCGAAGCGGCGCTGAACAAATAGGGGGGCTGCATGATATTACAATTTCCAACCCGCTTACAGGTTCCCCTGGATCGCTGGGTGGATGTGGCCATGGACTGGCTTCTTGAATATTGCGGAGATGCCTTTGAGATTCTGGGGAACTGGATTCTGGTGGGTCTGATGGCCCTGGAAAAATTTTTTGTCTGGCTACCCTGGCCCGTTCTGATCATCATTGTATTTCTGCTCGGATGGCGACTGGTGGGCAGGCTGCGTGACGGTCTGCTGCTGGCAACATTGCTGTTTCTGGTGGGATGTTTCGGTTACTGGGATCTGGCCATGATGACTTTGGCCCTGATCATGGCTTCGGTGTCCGTTTCACTGGTTATCGGCATACCCACCGGAATACTCATGGCTGCAAGTGACAGGTTCTCCAAGGTGCTTAAGCCGATTCTGGACGGAATGCAGACCATGCCAAGCTTTGTGTATCTCATTCCGGCCATGATGCTTTTCGGCCTGGGCAAGGTTCCGGCCCTGTTCGCCACGATCATCTATGCAGTTCCACCGGTGATCCGGCTGACAAATGTCGGCATCCGGGAGGTGGACCCGAGTATTGTTGAGGCTGCCCATGCTTTTGGGGCCGATCCGTGGAAGGTTCTCACCTCTGTGGAACTGCCCCTGGCCCGTCCTTCCATCATGGTCGGTATCAACCAAACCACCATGATGGCTCTGTCCATGGTGGTCATCGCCTCCATGATCGGAGCTAGAGGACTTGGCCTGGAAGTGCTTCTGGCTATTAATCGGATCGAAATCGGCCGTGGAGTTAAAGCCGGTATGGCCATCGTGTTTCTGGCTATTATCGTGGACCGGATCACCGCAGCCATGGCTGCTGAACGACGCATGCGCAAGGGAGGCGGTTCATGAGCAAACTCTGCATCAAAAATGTGAGTAAGATCTTTGGCCCAGACCCCCAAAAAGCCCTCAGGCTTCTGGACAAGGGACTTGGAAAGGATGAAATCCTGGCCAAAACAGGTAACACCGTAGGAGTGAACCGGGTTTCTTTTGAGGTGGAAGAGGGAGAAATCGTGGTGGTCATGGGGTTGTCCGGCAGCGGCAAGTCCACCCTGGTCAGATGTCTAAACCGGCTTATACAGCCCACCGAGGGCCAAATTTTTGTGGACGGCGAGGACCTGACGGAACTTGCGCCAAAACAGCTCCGCAAGGTACGGGCGCTCAAACTGGGTATGGTCTTTCAAAACTTTGCTTTGCTTCCCCACAAGACCATTGTCCGGAATGTGGAATACGGCCTGGAAATTTCCAAGGTTCCGGCCGTACAGCGACGGGAAACCGCCCTGCAGGTTTTAGAGCAGGTCGGACTCAGCGGATGGGAAGATTCCTATCCGGGCCAGCTTTCCGGAGGCATGCAACAGCGAGTCGGCCTGGCCCGTGCTCTGGCCTCAAACCCGGATGTCTTACTCATGGACGAGGCCTTCAGTGCTCTTGATCCCCTTATCCGTTCGGACATGCAGGACGAACTCATCGCTCTGCAGGAAAAGATGCACAAAACCATCGTGTTCATCTCCCACGATCTTGACGAGGCCCTTAAACTAGGTGATCGCATCGTGCTAATGAAGGACGGCGAAGTGGTTCAGATAGGAACGCCTGAGGATATCTTGACCAACCCTGCCGACGACTACGTGGCCCGGTTTGTGGCCGATGTGGATGTAAGCAAGGTGCTCACCGCCGGATCGATCATGGAAAAATCCAGAGCTGTGGCCCATATCGGTACGGACGGACCCAGGGCTGCTTTACGGAAAATGAAAAAACACACCATTTCTTCTCTGTTTGTTTTGAGCCGGGAACATACCCTCCTCGGTGTGGTCCTGATCGAAGATGTGGCTGCCATGATCGGGACAGGAGATCGGGATCTGAATTCAATCCTGATCCACGACCTGCGTACCGTATCTGAGGATACCCCGGCCACGGAACTGTTCGAGCCCCTTAAGGACAGCCGTTTCCCCCTGGCAGTGGTGGACGACACCAACCGGCTCAAGGGGGTGATCGTTCGCGGGCAGTTGATCGCTGCGGTTGCCGAACGGGGAACAGGGCCCGGGGAGTGATCGGGAAGACCTGTTTGCGTGTCATTAGGATCCCCTGACATTGTATTCTTTTTGTCACTCGTCGTTACAATCTACCCCCCACGAAGAATTTTTTGAAGGGAATAAAAATGATCTGAAAAAATCTAATATTGTCTTGAAGAGAACAACCCAAACGGCCGTCCAGAATTCCATTTCTGGACGGCCGTTTTGACTGGGTGTGGGAATGGGTGAATCGATAAAACAGCACATTATGATCTGCACAAACACCTTTGAGAACCTTAAAAAATATGGACCACCCATTTTACGGCAAGAAAGAGGGTGACCATCAGCGCCGTACCGCCACCGATGTTGAGCAGCCAGCCGTTCTTGTTTTCTCTGGCCCAGGATTTGTCATTGAGTAATTTCATAAAGATTGCCACAAACAGCGGGGTTCCCACAAAAGACAAGGCCAGCATGAGCATCAGAAGCGCCACTGGTTTTCCGGGTAGAAAGGCCCCAGGCAAGGCAATGAGGCACCCGGCAAGAATAATCCCCCTGTATTTCTTTCCCCCGGATTTTAAATCCCACCGCATTTTATCCCCGACAACATAGGATGCCGCAATAAAGGTAGGCATAATGGTTGAAAAAACGGCGCACCAGATACCCAGGCAGAAAAAGCCATGGGCATATTCTCCCAGAATCGGCTTGATGGCATTGGCCATCTCAAAAAGGGTGGATACTTGGATACCAGCAGGGTTGAGTACGCATGCACCGGTGAGGTAAATGGCCGTACAATAGAGGCCAAAGGCACCCAGGAGCGAAACGGCCGTGTCGGCCAGGGCCAGATTCAGATCCTTTGTCGTCCATCCCCTTTCATGGACGGTATAGGTCTGCATGGAGAGTATGGTCACATGGATGGATCCCCCCATGATGGCCGTCATCATCACGATTTCAGCCGGGCCAAAATTGGCAAAATCCGGAACAAGTCCCCCCATCATCGCACCCAGATCAGGTCGTGCAATAAAAAGGGTGGCAATAAAACAGATGACCAGGAGGGAAACCACCACCTTACAGATCTTTTCAATAATTTTATAGCCCCCCAGGGCAACCAGTCCATAAAAAACAGCCACGAAAAAAACGCCCCACAGTGAGGAAGTCAAGCCGGTTACAAATTCCGTCACCGCCACCAGGACCTTCAACAGAACCACATTGCAAAGCCAGATAACCACAAGGGCATCCAAGGCCACAAACCAGGCCAGACCCTTGCCCCATTTTTCTTCAACAATGGAGACAATGCCCTTGCCGCCAATCAATGCGGTTTTCGCTGCCATATACTGGCAGACAAAGGCCAGCACAACACTCAAGACAATGACCCACAAAAATCCATAACCGTAAATGCCGCCGGCTTTGGCAACACTTAATGTGGTACCGGGGCCTGCTGCCACGGCGCTGATGAGCCATGCAGGGCCAAAGCCAGACAACATCCCTTGAATGCGTGATTTTTTTATTTTTTCAACATGTTCCATGGTTTTTCCAAATTATTCTTGATTATATTCTTGTTTAATTGGGCTGGGGCCCCCCTGCCCGTCCATCACAAACGAATCCGTGGCACGACCAGGTTTCCGGATGATATCTCAGGATGCCGTGGATTCCACCTTCAGCCGTGCCGCCAGGTTTTTTTCGTTCATATTGTACAGAGCGTCCATGAAATGGGGCATGAAAGTGCCAGGCCCCGAGGCCTTTTCCGCGGCAAGCTCACCGGCAATGGCGGCAACGGCAGATGCAGCAACGGCCGCGTCAAAACCATTGTCCGTCACGGCATAAAAGGCCGCGGTCAGGGCCGAAAGGATACACCCTGTTCCGGTGACGGAATTCATCAGGGGGGTGCCATTGTCAAGGATCATCCGCCGGCCCGGAGCCAGGATCATATCTTTTTGTCCGCTGACGATGAGAGATGACGCTGAAACCAGAATGGACGGCCAACCGGGTTCGTCGGTCCCGGTTTCTTCACCGTCTCCATGGGTTCGGCCATGCCCCGCCAGGATCTGCCTGGCATGTTCCAGATCCAGGGTGTTGTCAATGCCCCTTGTTGTGTAATTTGTACCTGTGAGGGAACAGACCTCCGAGGCATTGCCCCGGATTATCTTGCGGGGGGCAAGGGCGAAAAGGGCCTTGGCAATACCGGTCCTGTAGGCACCGGCACCGGATCCAACAGGATCTAACACAACGGGTTTATCCATCCTGGCGGCCAGGGTCATGAGGGTTTTCATCACCTCAATCCGCCCTTTAACCGGGGTACCCATGTTAATGCACAGGGCATCTGAAATTTTTGACATGTAGGCGGCGTCCTCCTGGGCCCAGGACATGGTGGGAGATGCTCCCAGGGCCAGCAGGGCATTGGCCGTCTGATTCATTACCACGAAATTTGTGACCACATGGACCAGGGGTTTCTGGTCACGGATTCTGGCGCACAGCTCGAAAATACCATGGACCAGGGTTTGGTGTTCAATCATAGAATTTCCATTAACAAAGGATAACGTCGGATTATTTCCTTCATTATCCATAAATATTTAAATCATTAAATATGGGGAACAGGATGGAATAAAGACAAGAGACCGTTGTAAGTTTCAGAAAAATCGGCACTGGAGCAGGCCATTTTTTAGGGCCATCTCCCATGCTTATTTGAAAATTCACAAAGGAAATGGACAGAAACTCACAAGGAAGATATCATTTGAAAAATAAATATCAGCTTCCCTACGTCGGAATTATCCGCATCAGGTTCCAAGGGACAGGATCATTACAATCCTTCTCAGCCACTGTCAGCGCCCCCAGCAAACACAATTTTTAACCTTGAGATTATGGCCATTAGGAAAACACTTGTCAACCCATTTAATAAGCCCTCCCCCTAAAGTAAATTCCGATCAGATTCGCAATTATTCTAAATCCATTTCTCAAATCCTCGAAATTCGTTGTTCTCAAACCTGCAAATCCGGGCAGGCCCTCCGTTAATCCCCAGGGAAGATAGGGCCATATTTAAATACGATATCAATGTCTTACTCAATTAAGAAAGCAAATAGAAACCCCTCCGACGACAATGGCACGACCATTGCTATCCCAGGTATAAGGAACAACATTAACCCACGCAGAAGAGGAATGACCATGGCCCCAACCCGCCCAGGAAACAAACAACCGACTGCGATAAAACCGCCCAGGGATGCAGGGGTAAACCCGGGCATTTCTGAAGAACTTCTAAAGACAAGGGCCTATTTCAACCGGCTGAAAATCCGCCTGGGTCTGGGCGTTCTGGCCTGCTTCATCATTCCCCATGTGCTTCTTTCCGTCTATTTCCACTGTCAGTTTACAACGGCATTGAAAAAAACAGGCAAGATCAACATCGAGGCCCTGGCAAAGAGCCAGCGCAACATTGTGGATCTGTTCTTAAGGGAACGGGAGATGAACCTTCGTAACCTGTTTTACTCACGGGAATTCACCCCCGACCCCACCGACCAGAAGATGCTCTACTTTCTTCAGACCCTGAACCACTTCAGCGATGCCTTTGTGGACGTAGGGTTTTTAAACCACCTGGGCGTCCAGACTGGCTATGCAGGACCTTTTCCAGCCCTTCTCAACAAAAACTACCGAAAGGAAGCATGGTTTTCCACCCTTTTGGCCCAGGAAAAAGATTATGTGATCACAAACGTCTATCTTGGATTCAGAAACAAACCCCACTTTACCATCGCCGTAAAGCTAACCATTAACAACCGTGTCTGCATCATGCGATCCACCCTGGACCCAGACAAGTTCTACATGTTTTTAAGATCCATCGGCAAGGTCAGTGAGGTTGAGACCACCCTTGTGAACCAGGCAGGAACCTACCAGCTTGTGGACCCCTTAAAGGCCAATGTTCTTGAACGTTCCACCTACCTTCCCCCCAGGGATGTTCCCACCGGAATCTATGAGATCAAAGATGAAAACGGGGTGATGCTCACGGCCCATGCCTGGCTCACCGAAGCCCCTTGGGCACTGATCATCAGCCAGCCCCTCAAAATCATCCACGCCCAGATGTACAAGACCCGCAACGCCATGATCATCAACCTATCCATTATCACGATTTTTCTGGCACTTGTGATCTGGATCACGGCAAGCCGCCTCATGAACCGGGCCCAGAGAATAGCCGAAGAGAGCATTCAGCTCCAGACCCAGCTCATCCATGCCTCAAAGCTTGCCTCGGTGGGTGAACTTGCCACAGGCGTGGCCCATGAAATCAACAATCCCCTTGCCATCATCACCTCCACGGTGGGCGTGGTCCGGGATATGCTCAATCCTGAATTCAACCTGGATTCAAGCCCAGGGGCCATTGTCAAAGAACTTAAAACCATTGAGTCAGCAGCCTTCAGGGCCAGCAGAATCACCCGGCAACTCCTGGACTTTGGCAGAAAGAACGAGCCCAAGAAGGAAATGCACAACATCAACAACATCCTTGAAACGGTGCGCCATGGCCTCACAAAACACCGCTTTGACCTTGCCGACATCAAAATTGAAACAAACTATGCCCAGAACCTTCCCGACATCAAAATTGATGCAGACCAGATCTCCCAGGTTTTTCTAAACCTTCTCAACAATGCCGAGGACGCCATCAAAGACAAAGGCACCATCACCATCTCCACGGACTTTGACAATGAGTTCGTTCGAGTCATGATCCAGGACACAGGAGAAGGCATGCCTTTGGAACGAATCAAGGAAATCTTCAATCCCTTTTACACGACCAAAGAGGCCGGGAAGGGTACAGGCCTGGGGCTTAGTATTTCCCTTGGAATCATTAACGCCATGAAAGGCACCATTGAAGTCCAGAGTCTGCCCGGCAAGGGCAGTCTCTTTACCATCTCTCTGCCGGCTGACACCACCAAGTCAGACCCAAAAACAAACAACCATGACAGGGGAGAAAAAAGATGAACGTCCTTCTGGTTGACGACGAAGATCAGTTCCGAACAGCCGTTGCAAGACAGCTGACAGTGAGAGGCTACACCGTCCATGAGGCCGGAACCGGTGAACAGGGGATAGCCATTGCCCAGGAAACCCGGCTGGACCTGGTTATCCTTGACATGCGGCTACCCGGAATCAATGGAACAGCGACACTCAAGGAAATCAAACGGATATCTCCCCTGACCGAGGTGATCATGCTCACCGGCCAGGCAACGGTCAAGGCGGCCATGGAAGCTATCACCCTGGGGGCCTTTGACTACATGACAAAACCCATGGGGATTGATGAACTGATCTACAAGATGGAAGATGCCTATAAAAAAAGACAATTGGCCACACAGAAGATAAAGGCCACAGGGCCATTGGACAAAAAACAATAAACCGATCAATCAACCCTAAAAGGAGCAACAGCAATGAATTTTTTTAAACAATGGGGCAAATTCATGATCCAGGGATCAAGATACTATGCCCAATGGGAAATCAGTAATGCCGCCACCATCCTTAACAGCAGACGAAGAACCGCCATTCTGGTCCTTCTGCTGATACCGGCCATCATCGGAGGCATTGTGTTTGCTGAGGATATCAGTACGGCCATGCCCGACCTCATCGGAGGCCACAACGCCTACAGTCCCTCCTACTACAGCCTTGGGATCTTTGTGGTTTCAATCTTTGTGGGACTGCTTGCAGGGCTCATCACCGGCTGCATCGGCGCAGGCGGCGGATTCATCATCGCCCCGGCCCTGATGAGCGCCGGCATCAAGGGTATCCTTGCCGTTGGAACTGATCTTTTCCACATCTTTGCCAAGGCCATCATGGGCAGCGTGATCCACAGGAAACTGGGTAATGTAAGCGTTCCACTGGCCTTTGTCTTTGTCATCGGAGCCCTCATGGGGGCCACAGGCGGCGGACTCCTGAACCGCTATCTCTACGAGCTCAACCCGGTATTGAGCGACGCCTTTATCAGCACCGTCTACGTCTTTATGCTGGGTTTTCTTGGCATCTATGCCCTCACCGATTTCCTGAGAACCATGAGCCCAGGCAAGGCATCAGGGGAAACAGGTGGCGACACCATGGGCGGACTGCCCAGAAAACTTCAGTCCATCTCCCTTCCCCCCATGATCAAGTTTGATTTTGAGATCACCCCGGGCGGCAGAAGCATCTCATGGCTCTTTCTTGTGATGTCGGGTGTCCTTGTGGGCCTTGCCGCCGGTATCATGGGTGTTGGCGGCGGATTTCTCACCTTTCCCATCTTTGTCTATGTCATGGGTGTGTCTTCCATGACCACCGTTGGAACGGACATCTTCCAGATCATATTCACGGCAGGCTATGCTTCGATCACCCAATACGCCATCTATGGATTCATCTTTTACACCCTTGCCATCGGCATGCTCCTTGGCTCCCTTGTGGGTATCCAGATCGGGGCCATGGTGACCAAGGTGGTGAGCGATATCACCATCAGGGGATTTTATGCCATTGCCATCCTGTCCGGCTTTGTTAACCGGCTATTTTCCCTGCCCATCAAACTTGCCAACATGGAGATCATCTCCCTGTCCCAGGAGACCGGGGCCATGCTCAACAGAATCGGCACCTGGGCATTTTTCATTGTGATCGGAATCTTCGGCATATGGGTCTTTTCAGTCTTTTTCAGGAATCTAAAAACCCTCAGGGGCAAGGAGGTGCGGTCATGATCGCAAAAAAAAGAGAATTTTATATTGGGGTCATCATGTTAACGGGATTTGCAGTGATCCTTGCAATTCTCTTCTCCCCCATTTACAATGGTAAAAACGGGCTCTGTTTTCTTGACAACATGTTCAACTCCATGTCCAAGGGATCAGCCTACTATATTCCGGCCATGAAGGTCGAAGCAGACAACCTTACCGGCAAAACAATCAACCTTAACCTGAGCATGGACAAGGCAGCCCAGGGAGAAATCATATCCAAACTCCTTGACCGGGCCAATGCCAACCTGTCAACGGCAGGCACGGCCTTTATCATCACAGCAGATCTTGG
Coding sequences:
- a CDS encoding Nramp family divalent metal transporter translates to MEHVEKIKKSRIQGMLSGFGPAWLISAVAAGPGTTLSVAKAGGIYGYGFLWVIVLSVVLAFVCQYMAAKTALIGGKGIVSIVEEKWGKGLAWFVALDALVVIWLCNVVLLKVLVAVTEFVTGLTSSLWGVFFVAVFYGLVALGGYKIIEKICKVVVSLLVICFIATLFIARPDLGAMMGGLVPDFANFGPAEIVMMTAIMGGSIHVTILSMQTYTVHERGWTTKDLNLALADTAVSLLGAFGLYCTAIYLTGACVLNPAGIQVSTLFEMANAIKPILGEYAHGFFCLGIWCAVFSTIMPTFIAASYVVGDKMRWDLKSGGKKYRGIILAGCLIALPGAFLPGKPVALLMLMLALSFVGTPLFVAIFMKLLNDKSWARENKNGWLLNIGGGTALMVTLFLAVKWVVHIF
- a CDS encoding hydroxyethylthiazole kinase, whose translation is MIEHQTLVHGIFELCARIRDQKPLVHVVTNFVVMNQTANALLALGASPTMSWAQEDAAYMSKISDALCINMGTPVKGRIEVMKTLMTLAARMDKPVVLDPVGSGAGAYRTGIAKALFALAPRKIIRGNASEVCSLTGTNYTTRGIDNTLDLEHARQILAGHGRTHGDGEETGTDEPGWPSILVSASSLIVSGQKDMILAPGRRMILDNGTPLMNSVTGTGCILSALTAAFYAVTDNGFDAAVAASAVAAIAGELAAEKASGPGTFMPHFMDALYNMNEKNLAARLKVESTAS
- a CDS encoding sensor histidine kinase, with the translated sequence MAPTRPGNKQPTAIKPPRDAGVNPGISEELLKTRAYFNRLKIRLGLGVLACFIIPHVLLSVYFHCQFTTALKKTGKINIEALAKSQRNIVDLFLREREMNLRNLFYSREFTPDPTDQKMLYFLQTLNHFSDAFVDVGFLNHLGVQTGYAGPFPALLNKNYRKEAWFSTLLAQEKDYVITNVYLGFRNKPHFTIAVKLTINNRVCIMRSTLDPDKFYMFLRSIGKVSEVETTLVNQAGTYQLVDPLKANVLERSTYLPPRDVPTGIYEIKDENGVMLTAHAWLTEAPWALIISQPLKIIHAQMYKTRNAMIINLSIITIFLALVIWITASRLMNRAQRIAEESIQLQTQLIHASKLASVGELATGVAHEINNPLAIITSTVGVVRDMLNPEFNLDSSPGAIVKELKTIESAAFRASRITRQLLDFGRKNEPKKEMHNINNILETVRHGLTKHRFDLADIKIETNYAQNLPDIKIDADQISQVFLNLLNNAEDAIKDKGTITISTDFDNEFVRVMIQDTGEGMPLERIKEIFNPFYTTKEAGKGTGLGLSISLGIINAMKGTIEVQSLPGKGSLFTISLPADTTKSDPKTNNHDRGEKR
- a CDS encoding response regulator: MNVLLVDDEDQFRTAVARQLTVRGYTVHEAGTGEQGIAIAQETRLDLVILDMRLPGINGTATLKEIKRISPLTEVIMLTGQATVKAAMEAITLGAFDYMTKPMGIDELIYKMEDAYKKRQLATQKIKATGPLDKKQ
- a CDS encoding sulfite exporter TauE/SafE family protein codes for the protein MNFFKQWGKFMIQGSRYYAQWEISNAATILNSRRRTAILVLLLIPAIIGGIVFAEDISTAMPDLIGGHNAYSPSYYSLGIFVVSIFVGLLAGLITGCIGAGGGFIIAPALMSAGIKGILAVGTDLFHIFAKAIMGSVIHRKLGNVSVPLAFVFVIGALMGATGGGLLNRYLYELNPVLSDAFISTVYVFMLGFLGIYALTDFLRTMSPGKASGETGGDTMGGLPRKLQSISLPPMIKFDFEITPGGRSISWLFLVMSGVLVGLAAGIMGVGGGFLTFPIFVYVMGVSSMTTVGTDIFQIIFTAGYASITQYAIYGFIFYTLAIGMLLGSLVGIQIGAMVTKVVSDITIRGFYAIAILSGFVNRLFSLPIKLANMEIISLSQETGAMLNRIGTWAFFIVIGIFGIWVFSVFFRNLKTLRGKEVRS